The Prunus persica cultivar Lovell chromosome G8, Prunus_persica_NCBIv2, whole genome shotgun sequence genome includes a region encoding these proteins:
- the LOC18766589 gene encoding CDPK-related kinase 5, whose protein sequence is MGTCTSKPPKPNPYSSRDPNDQTNPSQTPKSLPSLTPHHHKDDVISRQSQSQSPFFPFYSPSPAHYLKKSSPARTKSATSTPSRFFRRPFPPPSPAKHIKAVLARRLGKKASASVAIPEDAEDEDGVELDKRFGFSKELTSRLEVGDEVGRGHFGYTCSARFKKGEFKGQQVAVKVIPKSKMTTAIAIEDVRREVKILRALTGHSNLVQFYDAFEDSDNVYIVMELCEGGELLDRILSRGGKYSEDDAKTVMVQILNVVAFCHLQGVVHRDLKPENFLYSAKDENSQLKAIDFGLSDFAKPDERLNDIVGSAYYVAPEVLHRSYSTEADVWSIGVIAYILLCGSRPFWARTESGIFRAVLKADPSFDEAPWPSLSPEAKDFVKRLLNKDPRKRMTAAQALSHPWIRNYNDVKVPLDILIFRLMKVYMRSSSLRKAALRALSKTLTVDELFYLKEQFALLEPNKNGTITLDNIRMALMKNATDAMKESRIPDLIASLNALQYRRMDFEEFCAAALSVHQLEALDRWEQHARCAYELFEKDGNRAIVIEELASELGLGPSIPLHVVLHDWIRHTDGKLSFLGFVKLLHGVSSRTFVKA, encoded by the exons ATGGGAACCTGCACTTCAAAGCCACCAAAACCCAACCCATATTCCTCCAGAGACCCAAATGACCAAACCAACCCTTCACAAACCCCCAAATCCCTCCCATCCCTCACCCCTCACCACCACAAGGACGACGTCATTTCCCGGCAGTCCCAGTCCCAGTCCCCCTTCTTCCCCTTCTACAGTCCGAGCCCCGCCCATTACCTCAAGAAGTCGTCTCCGGCGAGGACCAAGAGCGCCACTTCCACTCCCAGCCGCTTTTTCCGGCGACCCTTTCCGCCGCCGTCGCCGGCCAAACACATAAAGGCTGTGCTGGCTCGGCGGCTCGGCAAAAAGGCCTCGGCTTCGGTGGCGATACCGGAGGATGCTGAGGACGAAGATGGGGTTGAGCTGGACAAGAGGTTTGGGTTTTCTAAGGAGTTAACAAGCCGATTGGAGGTTGGCGACGAAGTGGGTCGAGGGCATTTTGGGTATACTTGCTCTGCTAGGTTCAAGAAGGGTGAGTTTAAGGGTCAGCAGGTTGCTGTCAAGGTCATCCCCAAATCAAAG ATGACAACTGCCATTGCAATCGAGGATGTGAGAAGGGAGGTCAAGATATTGCGTGCCTTGACGGGACATAGCAATCTAGTTCAGTTCTATGATGCATTCGAAGACAGTGATAATGTCTACATAGTAATGGA GTTATGCGAAGGTGGGGAGCTTTTAGATAGAATACTTTCAAG GGGCGGGAAATACTCGGAAGATGATGCGAAGACTGTCATGGTTCAAATACTGAATGTTGTTGCGTTTTGTCATCTTCAGGGTGTGGTGCATCGGGATCTTAAGCCAGAG aACTTTTTGTATTCCGCTAAGGATGAGAATTCCCAGTTAAAAGCCATTGATTTTGGCTTATCAGATTTTGCCAAACCAG ATGAGAGGCttaatgatattgttggaAGTGCATACTATGTCGCACCTGAGGTTCTACATAGATCTTATAGTACAGAGGCTGATGTTTGGAGCATAGGTGTAATAGCATATATTCTTTTATGTGGTAGTCGCCCATTTTGGGCCCGGACTGAGTCTGGGATTTTTCGAGCAGTGTTGAAAGCTGATCCCAGTTTTGATGAAGCACCTTGGCCGTCTTTATCTCCTGAAGCAAAGGACTTTGTTAAACGCTTATTGAACAAGGACCCTCGGAAACGAATGACAGCAGCGCAGGCTTTAA GTCATCCTTGGATCAGGAATTATAATGATGTAAAAGTGCCTcttgatattttaatatttagaCTCATGAAGGTTTATATGCGATCATCATCACTTCGAAAGGCTGCTTTAAGG GCCTTATCTAAGACATTGACTGTGGATGAGCTCTTTTATCTGAAGGAGCAGTTTGCACTATTGGAGCCAAACAAAAATGGCACTATAACTCTTGACAATATTAGAATG GCCCTGATGAAAAATGCTACAGATGCAATGAAGGAGTCTCGCATTCCTGATCTCATTGCATCG CTAAATGCACTTCAATACAGAAGAATGGATTTTGAAGAGTTCTGTGCAGCTGCATTAAGTGTTCATCAGCTGGAGGCACTTGATCGTTGGGAACAACATGCACGATGTGCATATGAACTTTTCGAGAAGGATGGAAACAGGGCAATTGTCATTGAAGAACTCGCTTCA GAACTTGGACTTGGTCCCTCAATTCCGCTTCATGTGGTTCTCCATGACTGGATTAGGCACACTGATGGGAAGCTAAGCTTCCTTGGCTTTGTGAAGTTGTTGCATGGTGTGTCGAGCCGGACGTTTGTGAAAGCATAG
- the LOC18768472 gene encoding TMV resistance protein N: MASSSSSSSFANPPPQKYDVFISFRGADTRDTFTSHLHAALVRKKIQTYMDCRLERGDKIGPSLLQAIKESKLSLIVFSKNYAFSTWCLDELMHILGCKKSYGQIVIPIFYDTDPSQVRKQHESYRDAFAQLEERFEDNMDKVLMWRNALKEAANMSGFDNSKRTRAEADFIEEVAEDVLTKLNRASSRVLEDLDQFYSRKIEEVESLLCLDSPDVRTVGIWVGSWVGNLGKSWLTTLGDVLIHRLSRQFEATCFLADVKEGSKRHGLNHLRNLLLREILNEKALIIDTPSVSPFIQERLSRTKVLIVLDDVTDSSQIENLACSSHLKFGPGSRIIITTRDKSLLKKTLCHDKIYKFGHKDGLISWALKSGVSAREDGCILKRTLLHIGARGVN, translated from the exons atggcctcatcctcttcttcttcttcttttgctaATCCCCCTCCACAAAAGTATGATGTGTTTATAAGTTTCAGAGGTGCAGATACCCGGGACACTTTTACCAGTCATCTCCATGCTGCTTTAGTTCGCAAGAAAATTCAGACATACATGGATTGCAGACTTGAGAGGGGGGACAAAATTGGACCTTCCCTCTTGCAAGCGATCAAGGAATCAAAGCTTTCGTTGATTGTTTTCTCGAAAAACTATGCTTTTTCCACCTGGTGCTTGGATGAACTTATGCACATATTGGGATGCAAAAAAAGTTACGGACAAATTGTCATACCCATTTTTTACGACACAGATCCATCTCAGGTACGGAAACAACACGAGAGTTATAGAGATGCATTTGCTCAACTTGAAGAACGTTTCGAAGACAACATGGACAAAGTGCTCATgtggagaaatgccttgaagGAAGCAGCCAATATGTCTGGCTTTGATAATTCAAAAAGAACACG GGCGGAGGCTGATTTCATTGAGGAAGTTGCCGAAGATGTTCTGACCAAACTGAATCGCGCATCGTCAAGGGTTTTAGAGGACTTGGATCAATTTTATTCAAGAAAAATTGAGGAAGTTGAATCGTTATTATGCCTTGATTCACCAGATGTTCGCACTGTAGGCATTTGGGTAGGCAGTTGGGTAGGCAATTTGGGCAAGAGTTGGCTGACCACCCTTGGTGATGTTTTAATTCACCGGCTGTCTCGTCAATTTGAAGCTACTTGTTTTCTTGCAGATGTTAAGGAGGGGTCAAAAAGACATGGACTGAATCACTTGAGAAATCTACTTCTTCGTGAGATATTAAACGAAAAAGCTCTAATTATCGACACTCCATCTGTATCGCCCTTTATTCAAGAAAGGCTCAGCCGTACAAAGGTCCTCATTGTTCTTGATGATGTGACTGATTCAAGCCAGATAGAAAATCTTGCATGTAGTAGTCATCTTAAGTTTGGCCCTGGAAGTAGAATCATTATAACAACTAGAGATAAGAGTCTACTTAAGAAAACTCTTTGTCATGATAAGATTTACAAGTTTGGTCATAAGGACGGATTGATTTCATGGGCATTGAAGAGTGGTGTTTCCGCAAGAGAAGATGGCTGCATCCTTAAACGCACTCTACTCCACATAGGGGCAAGAGGGGTCAATTGA